The following are encoded together in the Bactrocera neohumeralis isolate Rockhampton chromosome 6, APGP_CSIRO_Bneo_wtdbg2-racon-allhic-juicebox.fasta_v2, whole genome shotgun sequence genome:
- the LOC126763146 gene encoding MRN complex-interacting protein — protein sequence MPQEIRVLQCTECKMFQVDLVKKVKTWTCKVCNVKQRSLTEYFRGSGPECRVLVQNLNKNKELTTLSTSTFISPNHMVLQNEQHISPSNYKKFKENGFASNESELNDKDFSGRNVDNRQNNNIESSLENTKGLAEIEMQNCSKRPSNDFYNNMKKTSKWDKYV from the exons atgcCGCAAGAAATTAGAGTTTTGCAATGTACTGAATGTAAAATGTTCCAA GTCGATTTGGTGAAAAAGGTGAAAACATGGACTTGTAAGGTATGTAATGTAAAACAAAGGTCTCTGACTGAGTACTTTCGTGGAAGTGGCCCGGAATGTCGTGTGCTTGTACAGAACCTGAATAAGAATAAAGAGCTTACAACATTGAGCACCTCTACGTTTATCTCACCAAATCATATGGTCCTTCAGAATGAGCAGCACATTTCACCTTCAAATTACAAGAAATTTAAGGAAAATGGATTTGCAAGTAATGAGTCTGAATTAAATGATAAGGATTTTAGTGGAAGAAATGTCGATAAtcgtcaaaataataatatcgagTCATCTTTGGAAAATACTAAAGGATTGGCTGAAATCGAAATGCAAAATTGTAGTAAACGCCCATCAAATGATTTCTACAATAACATGAAGAAAACGAGCAAATgggataaatatgtataa
- the LOC126763141 gene encoding isoleucine--tRNA ligase, mitochondrial yields the protein MLKLIVNNTYVRQFSIKQAAKPPIKYTDTINLPKTKFPNRLNAVKRLELERKLVEGVFSEAYSYQQQHNHEPNFVLHDGPPYANGDLHMGHAVNKILKDITLRQHTVRGHKVNYIPGWDCHGLPIELKATAAIKDNNIARIKNQDPISIRNKSRNFALNALQRQKNEFRSWGILSDWLNEENIYLTMRSGFIINQLNMFIDFYERGLVYRDLKPVYWSPSSRTALAEAELEYDVNFVSPSVYLRFLLTNWPSGISLSPNTNIYALVWTTTPWTIPSNQAICYNSILDYSVLKLSNYGNDLYLIATSLLQNFSEVTGITYEVVTTFKGTELSNCTYQHPLFPEQNNLPFFAATHVQDSKGTGLVHTAPAHGPEDFLIGLENKLPVICFVNEDGVYSSKAPGFLKGKDVLCDGDQLVLENIASDVLHAGKITHSCPIDWRTKEPVIIRASEQWFMNTEQLKERALEEISKINVYPLVQADASRKALMTQVRKRPYWCISRQRVWGVPIPVFYERETKNVILNRSLINHICDLIKKEGNADFWWSRSVEEMIPPNILESLKISATDLEKSRDIFDIWFDSGSTWSSVLKDEKVADVYLEGYDQFSGWFQSSLLTSVAARNQAPYKSIFVHGFTVDDKGHKMSKSLGNVISPKDIIKEVGVDALRWWVASHCAQNMTITVSKKLMQQAADSVNKIRATLRYLNGVIGDKSEILNDKSTFLDRYILSALVKHENEIWKLYDTYEYHRVVTNTQNFVTNQISAIYLHTIKDRLYCGDNIDIRNIRYTLLNCYKVLCSTIWPIIPFLVEESWQYYDPKRAFHQQNFTADPVWKDADAEKTVGVALEIKRIVNQKAGSANSFNLAVEISYNKNNEEMQMLRLLQEDETEVSSNNSELCEILQVQRVSLQPSNHVDSTNINVQKLELTLCARCRRFAVDNADCVCERCAWVLANR from the exons atgttaaaattaattgtaaataatacatatgtgaGGCAGTTTTCTATTAAACAGGCAGCAAAACCTCCCATAAAGTACACAGACACTATTAAtttgccaaaaacaaaatttccaaaCAGATTAAATGCTGTTAAGCGGTTAGAATTGGAGCGTAAGCTGGTTGag GGTGTATTTTCTGAAGCATATagttaccaacaacaacataatcatgaaccaaattttgttttgcacGATGGCCCCCCATATGCTAACGGAGATTTACATATGGGTCATGCAGTCAATAAG atTCTCAAAGACATAACATTACGTCAGCATACAGTACGTGGTCATAAAGTGAATTATATTCCTGGATGGGATTGTCACGGTCTGCCCATTGAATTAAAGGCAACAGCTGCAATTAAAGATAATAACATTGCGAGGATTAAGAATCAAGATCCGATCAGCATtcgaaataaat cTCGCAACTTTGCCTTAAATGCATTGCAACgacaaaaaaacgaatttcgttCATGGGGTATTTTGAGCGACTGGTTAAATGAGGAAAACATTTATTTGACAATGCGGTCGGGATTTATAATAAATCAACTGAATATGTTCATAGATTTTTATGAACGTGGATTGGTATATCGAGACTTAAAGCCTGTCTACTGGTCTCCATCATCGcg aacCGCTTTGGCCGAAGCCGAACTGGAGTATGATGTGAACTTCGTTAGTCCTTCAGTTTACTTAAGATTTCTATTAACTAATTGGCCCAGTGGTATATCACTTTCCCCGAATACTAATATTTATGCTTTGGTATGGACTACAACACCATGGACAATACCAAGTAATCAAGCAATATGTTACAATTCAATACTAGATTACAGCGTGCTTAAATTGTCTAATTATGGcaatgatttatatttaattgccacaagtttattgcaaaatttttcggAAGTTACTGGTATTACGTACGAGGTTGTAACAACTTTTAAAGGCACAGAACTATCGAATTGCACATACCAACATCCCTTATTCCCAGAGCAGAATAACTTACCATTCTTCGCTGCTACACATGTGCAAGACTCAAAAGGCACAGGGCTTGTTCATACTGCACCTGCCCATGGACCAGAAGATTTTTTGATTGGTCTAGAAAATAAGTTGCCTGTG aTATGTTTTGTCAATGAAGATGGTGTGTACTCTTCAAAGGCTCCTGGTTTTCTGAAAGGGAAAGATGTTCTTTGCGATGGTGATCAATTAGTATTGGAAAATATTGCATCAGATGTGTTACATGCCGGTAAAATAACACATTCATGCCCCATTGACTGGCGCACCAAAGAACCTGTGATAATACGTGCCAGTGAGCAATGGTTTATGAATACCGAACAATTAAAGGAACGAGCTCTTGAAGAG ATcagtaaaataaatgtttatccaCTTGTTCAAGCAGATGCGAGTAGAAAAGCACTAATGACACAAGTGCGTAAGCGTCCATATTGGTGTATATCACGGCAACGTGTCTGGGGCGTGCCCATACCCGTATTTTATGAACGAGAAACGAAGAATGTTATTCTGAATAG ATCTTTAATCAACCATATCTGTGATCTCATTAAAAAAGAAGGAAACGCTGACTTTTGGTGGTCGCGAAGTGTAGAGGAGATGATACCCCCGAATATTCTGGAATCCCTTAAAATATCAGCTACCGATTTGGAAAAAAGTAGagacatttttgatatttggtTCGATTCGGGCAGTACATGGTCAAGTGTGTTAAAGGATGAGAAAGTGGCTGACGTTTACCTTGAAGGTTACGATCAGTTCAGTGGCTGGTTTCAGTCATCATTGCTTACAAGTGTTGCAGCAAGAAATCAAGCTCCCTACAA gtCAATATTTGTACATGGTTTCACAGTCGATGATAAGGGGCACAAAATGTCAAAATCATTAGGTAATGTTATTTCCCCAAAGGATATAATTAAAGAAGTCGGAGTCGATGCTTTAAG ATGGTGGGTGGCTTCGCATTGTGCGCAAAACATGACTATAACTGTTAGTAAGAAGTTAATGCAACAAGCTGCCGACAGTGTAAATAAAATTCGCGCTACATTACGCTATTTAAATGGTGTTATTGGTGATAAATCGGAAATTCTGAATGATAAAAGTACTTTTTTGGACAGATATATTTTAAGTGCGTTGGTAAAACACGAAAATGAG ATTTGGAAATTGTATGATACTTACGAGTACCATCGTGTCGTGACcaacacacaaaattttgtgaCAAACCAAATTTCAGCAATATATCTTCACACTATTAAGGATCGACTATATTGTGGAGATAACATCGATATAAGAAATATACGCTATACGTTGCTTAATTGTTATAAAGTACTCTGTTCTACTATATGGCCTATTATACCATTCCTAGTGGAAGAAAGTTGGCAATATTACG atccTAAAAGGGCATTTCATCAACAAAACTTTACTGCTGACCCCGTTTGGAAAGATGCCGATGCTGAAAAAACTGTTGGTGTTGCATTGGAAATCAAACGGATTGTTAATCAAAAAGCGGGCAGCGCGAACTCATTTAATTTAGCAGTGGAAATttcatacaacaaaaacaatgaggAAATGCAAATGCTACGTCTTTTGCAAGAAGATGAAACAGAAGTATCTTCCAATAATTCAGAGCTATGTGAAATACTACAAGTTCAAAGGGTTTCTCTGCAGCCATCCAACCATGTAGATTCTACCAATATTAATGTTCAAAAATTGGAATTGACCCTATGTGCACGCTGTAGACGTTTTGCAGTTGATAATGCCGATTGTGTTTGCGAACGTTGCGCTTGGGTTCTAGCTAACAGATAA
- the LOC126763144 gene encoding integrator complex subunit 9, translated as MRLYCLSNDLAKHCYVITFKGLRIMLDCGLTEQSVLNFLPLPFVQSVKLSNLPNWIPNRDHDPQMDGELKECCGRVFVDSAPEFTLPMDKMMDFSEIDVILISNYLNMLALPFITEHTGFKGKVYATEPTLQIGRFFLEELVEYIEVAPKASTAHLWKDVLHLLPSPLSESFRPKKWKTIFNLKDVHNSLARVTIMGYDEKLDILGAFVATPVSSGYCLGSSNWVLSTAHEKICYVSGSSTLTTHPRPINQSALKHADVLIMTGLTQAPTVNPDTKLGELCMNVALTIRNNGSALIPCYPSGVVYDLFECLTQNLENAGLNNVPMFFISPVADSSLAYSNILAEWLSSAKQNKVYLPDDPFPHAFYLRNSKLKHYKHVFSEGFSKDFRQPCVVFCGHPSLRFGDAVHFVEMWGHNVNNSIIFTEPDFPYLQVLAPFQPLAMKAFYCPIDTSLNYQQANKLIKELKPNVLVIPEAYTKPHPNAPNLFIEQPDKKIITFKCGEIIRLPLKRKLDRVYITYDMAQKIVPRDVGNGVTVSTITGVLEVKDKVHNIHPCADSSNDKPSGSKMPPPSREDVLKNTKYEYGTLDVDLLKKRLIQDGITNIKVERTGNVVMLHLINEDTTIKFDENETHIICGGKQSLRLKLRDSVLKCLQSF; from the exons atgcgTCTG TATTGCCTAAGTAATGATTTGGCGAAGCACTGTTACGTTATAACCTTCAAGGGGCTGCGAATCATGCTGGATTGTGGACTAACAGAGCAATCGGTCTTGAATTTTTTGCCACTTCCTTTCGTGCAAAGTGTGAAATTGTCAAATTTACCTAATTGGATACCAAATCGCGATCATGATCCTCAAATGGACGGCGAATTAAAAGAGTGTTGTGGTCGAGTTTTTGTTGACTCTGCACCCGAGTTTACATTGCCAATGGATAAAATGATGGATTTTAGTGAGATTGATGTGATATTAATATCAAACTATCTAAATATGCTAGCACTTCCTTTTATAACGGAGCACACGGGATTTAAAGGAAAAGTCTATGCAACAGAGCCAACGTTACAAATTGGTCGTTTCTTTCTTGAAGAACTTGTTGAGTATATTGAAGTTGCGCCTAAAGCTAGTACAGCACATTTGTGGAAAGATGTGTTACATTTATTACCCAGTCCTTTGAGTGAGTCATTTAGACCCAAGAAATGGAAAacaatattcaatttaaaagatGTACACAATAGTTTGGCGCGCGTAACAATTATGGGTTACGatgaaaaattg gATATTTTAGGTGCTTTCGTGGCAACCCCCGTCAGTTCGGGATATTGTTTAGGATCGAGTAATTGGGTTTTAAGCACAGCCcacgaaaaaatttgttatgtTAGCGGATCGTCAACCTTAACTACACATCCCCGCCCAATTAACCAGAGTGCACTAAAACATGCGGACGTTTTGATAATGACGGGTTTAACTCAGGCCCCAACTGTTAATCCTGATACAAAATTAGGTGAACTATGCATGAACGTGG ctCTTACTATTCGAAACAATGGTTCAGCATTAATACCTTGTTATCCTTCTGGAGTAGTATACGACCTTTTCGAATGTCTTacacaaaatttggaaaatgccGGATTAAATAATGTGCCGATGTTCTTTATTTCACCGGTAGCCGATAGTTCATTAGCGTACTCAAATATTTTGGCTGAATGGCTGAGTTCggcaaagcaaaacaaagtcTACCTGCCCGATGATCCCTTTCCGCACGCCTTTTATTTACGCAATTCAAAATTAAAGCATTACAAACATGTGTTTTCTGAAGGATTTAGTAAAGATTTTCGGCAG CCTTGTGTAGTATTTTGTGGACATCCCAGCTTGCGATTCGGCGACGCTGTTCACTTCGTAGAGATGTGGGGTCATAATGTCAATAATTCTATTATATTTACAG aaCCAGATTTTCCATATCTCCAAGTATTGGCACCATTCCAACCACTTGCTATGAAAGCTTTCTATTGTCCAATAGATACTTCACTTAATTATCAACaggcaaataaattaataaaggaATTGAAGCCAAATGTTTTGGTGATACCTGAAGCCTATACAAAGCCACATCCAAATGCACCGAACCTTTTCATCGAGCAACCG gacaaaaaaattattacatttaaatGCGGCGAAATAATTCGGTTGCCGTTGAAACGAAAACTCGATCGTGTTTATATAACATATGATATGGCACAAAAAATTGTTCCACGTGATGTGGGTAATGGTGTAACCGTTTCCACAATTACTGGCGTCCTGGAAGTTAAGGATAAAGTACACAATATACACCCATGTGCGGATTCTTCAAATGATAAGCCAAGTGGTAGTAAAATGCCACCTCCCAGCCGAGAAGATGTGcttaaaaatacgaaatacgAATATGGTACCTTAGACGTAGATCTGCTCAAGAAACGGTTAATTCAAGACggaataacaaatataaaagtcgAGCGTACTGGCAATGTAGTTATGTTGCATTTGATAAATGAAGATACAACGATAAAATTTGATGAGAATGAAACTCATATAATATGTGGTGGAAAGCAGTCATTACGACTCAAACTGCGTGACTCTGTACTGAAATGCTTACAAAGCTTTTAA